Proteins encoded by one window of Deinococcus radiodurans R1 = ATCC 13939 = DSM 20539:
- a CDS encoding P1 family peptidase: protein MPEPVNTTLTAIPGFQVGHWTDPLAQTGCTVVLCPPEGAVASASFIGPSPATREGVLLSPEKKVERVHALLLTGGSAFGLAAATGVVRVLEERGIGHETAFGRVPIVPAAVIYDLGVGNPRVRPGEIEGEAAARAASSAPVERGQVGAGTGATAGKYLGGGVPGGLGSVCLERSGVRVAALAVVNPVGDVLDERGGVLAGPGTGPVAAAFTPGDVENTTLVAVATEHALTKAECRRLADAAQTALARVIHPSHTAWDGDSAFVLSSAALPPADPLLLGALVQEAVCAAVRDAVRLTRQNLE, encoded by the coding sequence ATGCCTGAGCCTGTCAATACCACCCTGACCGCCATCCCCGGATTTCAGGTCGGCCACTGGACCGACCCGCTGGCCCAGACCGGCTGCACCGTCGTCCTCTGCCCGCCGGAAGGTGCGGTGGCCTCGGCGTCGTTCATCGGCCCCAGCCCCGCGACCCGCGAAGGGGTGCTGCTCAGTCCCGAAAAGAAGGTGGAGCGCGTGCACGCCCTGCTGCTGACGGGCGGCAGCGCCTTTGGCCTCGCGGCGGCGACCGGGGTGGTGCGGGTGCTCGAAGAGCGCGGCATCGGCCACGAAACGGCGTTTGGCCGGGTGCCCATCGTGCCGGCGGCAGTGATCTACGACCTCGGCGTGGGCAACCCCCGCGTGCGCCCCGGCGAGATTGAGGGTGAAGCGGCGGCACGAGCAGCGTCCTCCGCTCCGGTGGAACGCGGTCAAGTGGGCGCAGGCACCGGGGCCACCGCGGGCAAATACCTCGGCGGCGGAGTGCCGGGGGGCCTGGGCAGTGTCTGCCTGGAGCGCTCCGGCGTGCGGGTGGCAGCGCTGGCAGTGGTCAATCCGGTGGGCGATGTGCTCGACGAACGCGGCGGCGTGCTGGCGGGGCCGGGCACGGGGCCAGTCGCCGCCGCCTTTACCCCCGGCGACGTGGAAAACACCACCCTGGTCGCCGTCGCCACCGAGCACGCCCTGACCAAAGCCGAGTGCCGCCGCCTGGCCGACGCCGCGCAGACCGCGCTCGCCCGCGTGATTCACCCCAGCCACACCGCCTGGGACGGAGACAGTGCATTCGTCCTGAGCAGCGCCGCCCTGCCGCCCGCCGACCCGCTGCTGCTTGGAGCGCTGGTGCAGGAGGCCGTGTGCGCGGCGGTGCGGGACGCGGTGCGCTTAACTCGGCAAAACCTTGAGTAA
- a CDS encoding NUDIX hydrolase produces the protein MSTTEYVSGLWALIGHRPVNWAGACALVLNGAGEVLLQRRQDTGGWGTPGGIAELGEALEDTLRRELQEETGLRPLEVQLLTVVSGAETHVQLPNGDEFYQVTAVYVVSGWEGKPAPDGAEGTELRFFPLDALPAGLGPVDRHALDLLRVCWSVQ, from the coding sequence ATGAGTACAACTGAATATGTCAGCGGTTTGTGGGCCTTGATTGGGCACCGGCCCGTGAACTGGGCGGGGGCCTGTGCGCTGGTGCTGAACGGAGCCGGTGAAGTGTTGCTGCAACGTCGCCAGGATACGGGCGGTTGGGGAACGCCCGGCGGGATTGCCGAACTCGGCGAGGCACTGGAAGACACTCTGCGGCGCGAGCTTCAGGAGGAAACGGGTCTGCGTCCTCTCGAAGTTCAGCTCTTGACCGTGGTCAGCGGCGCGGAGACCCACGTCCAGTTGCCCAACGGCGACGAGTTCTATCAGGTCACGGCGGTGTATGTGGTCTCTGGTTGGGAGGGCAAGCCCGCGCCAGACGGCGCTGAGGGCACGGAACTCCGCTTTTTCCCACTGGACGCGCTGCCCGCCGGTCTGGGTCCGGTCGACCGCCACGCCCTGGATTTGCTGCGGGTGTGCTGGAGTGTGCAATGA
- a CDS encoding NUDIX hydrolase — translation MRDLRRLVGHAPVNFVGAAGLICNAAGEVLLQRRRGSERWGLVAGIAELGEPLEQTLRREVQEELGLTVQAAEFLELLNPAGLSRVANGDEFYSYTALYRVTAWTGIPVPDGVEIAEARFFSLAEFPPLTRLGQRAKEVMSSPASMAAW, via the coding sequence GTGCGGGACCTGCGCCGGCTGGTTGGTCATGCACCTGTGAACTTCGTCGGGGCCGCCGGGCTGATCTGCAACGCAGCGGGAGAAGTGCTGCTGCAACGGCGGCGAGGCTCAGAGCGCTGGGGGCTGGTCGCAGGCATCGCCGAACTGGGAGAGCCTCTGGAGCAGACGCTGAGGCGCGAGGTGCAGGAGGAACTGGGGCTGACTGTTCAGGCCGCCGAGTTTCTTGAGTTGCTCAATCCGGCGGGACTCAGCCGCGTGGCAAATGGCGACGAGTTCTATTCCTACACCGCCCTTTACCGCGTGACCGCCTGGACAGGCATCCCTGTACCGGACGGGGTTGAAATTGCCGAGGCCCGGTTTTTCTCTCTCGCTGAGTTTCCGCCGTTGACCAGGCTGGGACAGAGGGCTAAAGAGGTCATGTCATCTCCAGCGTCTATGGCTGCTTGGTAA
- a CDS encoding GNAT family N-acetyltransferase: MGQATGTRLFVAEVGGQEAATGAVHLQDGVAALHGTATRPAFRGHGAQTALLAWRLRWAMHAGADLATVFVTPGSPSERNVERAGFRLVGMRLTFTKQP, encoded by the coding sequence GTGGGGCAGGCGACGGGGACCCGGCTCTTCGTGGCGGAGGTGGGCGGACAGGAAGCAGCGACGGGCGCGGTGCACCTGCAAGACGGCGTGGCGGCCCTCCACGGCACCGCAACCCGGCCTGCTTTCCGGGGACATGGCGCCCAGACAGCCCTGCTCGCGTGGCGCCTGCGGTGGGCAATGCATGCGGGGGCCGACCTCGCCACCGTCTTCGTCACGCCCGGCAGCCCCAGCGAGCGCAACGTGGAGCGGGCAGGGTTCCGGCTGGTAGGGATGCGGCTGACCTTTACCAAGCAGCCATAG
- a CDS encoding uroporphyrinogen-III synthase codes for MSSADSLPLQGHTVAVTRPDSGGDGGGGRLGELLRAQGAEVLSVPLIRFLPPADPRALWSGLRDLRGVDWLLVTSPQGGRLLGEALAAAGVADLAGTRLAAVGEATARELRARGLPVDFLPTTATALSLGRKLPAQPGQAALHLTSQLSENTLRGELAARGVTYRRLELYHTAPAVLNAAERVALAGVSAVTLASGSAAQGLAALAGPDFDPLRLPVAAIGEQTAAAAWTLGFVSVTTAPQPSLEGLVAAAIKAVRS; via the coding sequence ATGTCGTCTGCCGATTCCCTCCCTCTGCAAGGCCACACCGTCGCTGTCACCCGCCCGGACAGTGGGGGAGACGGCGGGGGCGGGCGCCTGGGTGAATTGCTGCGGGCGCAGGGGGCCGAGGTGCTGAGCGTGCCGCTGATTCGCTTTTTGCCGCCCGCAGACCCACGGGCGCTCTGGTCGGGGCTGCGTGACCTGCGCGGCGTGGACTGGCTGCTCGTCACGAGTCCGCAGGGGGGCCGACTGCTCGGCGAGGCGCTGGCGGCGGCGGGCGTGGCGGACCTCGCCGGGACGCGGCTGGCGGCGGTGGGCGAGGCGACGGCCCGTGAGTTGCGTGCGCGTGGATTGCCGGTGGACTTTTTGCCCACCACAGCCACCGCCCTGAGCCTGGGCCGCAAACTGCCCGCTCAGCCCGGTCAGGCCGCGCTACACCTCACCTCGCAACTGTCGGAGAACACCCTGCGCGGCGAACTGGCGGCGCGGGGCGTGACTTACCGCCGGTTGGAGCTGTACCACACTGCGCCCGCCGTCCTGAACGCGGCGGAGCGCGTGGCCCTCGCGGGCGTGTCCGCCGTGACCCTCGCTTCGGGCAGCGCGGCGCAGGGGCTGGCGGCGCTGGCGGGGCCGGACTTTGACCCGCTGCGCCTGCCAGTCGCGGCCATCGGTGAGCAGACGGCGGCGGCGGCGTGGACTTTGGGCTTTGTTTCTGTCACCACGGCGCCCCAGCCCTCGCTGGAAGGTCTGGTCGCGGCGGCGATTAAGGCTGTGCGTTCCTGA
- a CDS encoding S4 domain-containing protein: MKQKLSTLVAQAGGGRVVRTPFVDGDEIDRRLLSEEGVRHKIAGGFPDARRVVLTLYPAHIPDVDAGVQVLRVSPAPGGVPWDEQDFAVQLRRLELPEDQLGDVREERGGAFLIAATGKAAQALAGLTELGGREVDVEEVGESAGKGSKVREVVVPSMRVDVVGAKGFGVSRAYFQQGIDGGKVRLNGQSARASSEIREGDSLSAEGLGRIDFKRVVNETRRGNFKVELDVHK; the protein is encoded by the coding sequence ATGAAACAGAAACTTTCGACCCTGGTGGCCCAGGCGGGCGGCGGGCGCGTGGTGCGGACCCCGTTCGTGGACGGCGACGAGATTGACCGCCGCCTGCTGAGCGAAGAAGGCGTGCGCCACAAAATCGCGGGCGGCTTTCCCGATGCCCGCCGGGTGGTGCTGACCCTCTACCCGGCCCACATCCCCGACGTGGACGCGGGGGTGCAGGTGCTGCGCGTGTCTCCGGCCCCCGGCGGCGTGCCCTGGGACGAGCAGGACTTCGCGGTGCAGCTCCGGCGGCTGGAGTTGCCGGAAGACCAGCTCGGCGACGTGCGCGAGGAGCGCGGCGGGGCGTTTCTCATTGCGGCCACTGGCAAAGCGGCGCAGGCCCTCGCCGGGCTGACCGAACTCGGCGGGCGCGAAGTGGACGTGGAAGAAGTCGGCGAAAGCGCCGGCAAAGGCAGCAAGGTCCGCGAGGTGGTCGTGCCCTCCATGCGCGTGGACGTGGTGGGCGCCAAGGGCTTTGGCGTGAGCCGCGCTTACTTTCAGCAGGGCATCGACGGCGGCAAGGTCCGCCTCAACGGCCAGAGCGCCCGCGCCAGCAGCGAAATCCGCGAGGGCGACAGCCTCAGCGCCGAGGGCCTGGGTCGCATCGACTTCAAGCGCGTGGTGAACGAGACGCGGCGCGGGAACTTCAAGGTGGAGCTGGACGTTCACAAGTAA
- a CDS encoding branched-chain amino acid ABC transporter substrate-binding protein, whose amino-acid sequence MHKTALLAALSALLLSQAQAATTVKIATISPLSGAVSNLGVQMKNGTQLAINEMKPEFAKLGMNLSLVAYDDQADPATGTSAARRVVADKTVLGLVGPLTSGVAIPATQVMSTSHLVAVAPVATSEKVTDRGLKNVNRVCARDDAQGSAGGNFVAGTLKAKSVYVLNDKTPYGQGMAAEAEKAMKAKGLRVVQSEGVPAEDRDFTAVITKIQTLKPDAIYFAGLYGQIGPFTQQLRAKGVQTPIVSGDGLDSPDYVKLAGKDVSNVYFTSLAPSLAVVPAAKKVADQYQKTFGAPMQGTAIMAYDSTKVLLTGILNAAKANGNKVPTREQVETAVRGGTFKGLLTGDVKFNANGDRTAAKIYVEALKNGQRSTATTLNVTRK is encoded by the coding sequence ATGCACAAGACTGCTCTTCTCGCGGCCCTGAGCGCCCTGCTGCTGTCGCAGGCCCAGGCCGCCACCACCGTCAAGATCGCCACCATCAGCCCGCTGTCGGGCGCCGTGAGCAACCTCGGCGTGCAGATGAAAAACGGCACCCAGCTCGCCATCAACGAGATGAAGCCGGAGTTCGCCAAACTGGGCATGAATCTCTCGCTCGTCGCCTACGACGACCAGGCCGATCCCGCCACCGGCACCTCGGCGGCGCGGCGCGTGGTCGCCGACAAGACGGTGCTGGGTCTGGTCGGCCCGCTGACCAGCGGCGTGGCGATTCCCGCGACCCAGGTGATGTCCACCAGTCACCTAGTGGCCGTCGCACCTGTCGCCACCAGCGAAAAGGTCACCGACCGGGGCCTGAAAAACGTCAACCGCGTGTGCGCCCGTGACGACGCCCAGGGTTCGGCGGGCGGCAACTTTGTGGCCGGAACGCTCAAGGCCAAGTCGGTCTACGTCCTCAACGACAAGACCCCCTACGGTCAGGGCATGGCCGCCGAGGCCGAAAAGGCCATGAAGGCCAAGGGCCTGCGCGTGGTTCAGAGCGAAGGCGTGCCCGCTGAAGACCGCGACTTCACGGCGGTCATCACCAAGATTCAGACACTCAAGCCCGACGCCATCTACTTTGCCGGGCTCTACGGCCAGATCGGGCCGTTCACCCAGCAGCTGCGCGCCAAGGGCGTTCAGACCCCCATCGTCAGCGGCGACGGCCTGGACAGCCCCGATTACGTCAAGCTGGCGGGCAAGGACGTGAGCAACGTCTACTTCACCAGCCTCGCGCCCTCGCTCGCCGTGGTGCCCGCCGCCAAGAAGGTCGCCGACCAGTACCAGAAGACCTTCGGCGCTCCCATGCAGGGCACGGCCATCATGGCCTACGACTCGACCAAGGTGCTGCTGACCGGCATCCTGAACGCCGCCAAGGCCAACGGCAACAAGGTGCCCACCCGCGAACAGGTGGAGACCGCCGTGCGTGGCGGCACCTTCAAGGGCCTGCTGACCGGCGACGTGAAGTTCAACGCGAACGGCGACCGCACCGCCGCCAAGATCTACGTGGAAGCCCTCAAGAACGGGCAGCGCAGCACGGCCACGACACTGAACGTGACCCGCAAGTAA
- the cysK gene encoding cysteine synthase A produces MIESFIGHTPLVQLRRVVTPDMADVFIKLEGQNPGGSIKDRTALGLVQDAERRGVLKPGGTIVEPTSGNTGIGLAQVAAAKGYKLILCMPAQMSEERKRTLRAYGAELILTDPERRMLAAIEEAEKIAAETGAVMMNQFANPANPATHEASTGPELWEQMEGRVDAFVYGTGTGGTITGTGRYLKRQDPNIQVIACEPARSNVLSGGERGNHGFQGMGPGFIPDNLDRSLLDDVIQVWEEDAYPLARRLAQEEGIFIGMSSGAMVWTALEVARRLGPGKRVVTIACDTGARYLTTALFSGEGDTPAGYLPYSRERVE; encoded by the coding sequence ATGATCGAGTCTTTCATCGGCCACACGCCCCTGGTGCAGTTGCGGCGGGTGGTCACGCCTGACATGGCCGACGTGTTTATCAAACTGGAGGGTCAGAACCCCGGCGGCAGCATCAAGGACCGCACCGCGCTGGGACTGGTGCAAGACGCCGAGCGCCGGGGCGTCCTCAAACCCGGCGGGACCATCGTGGAGCCCACCAGCGGCAACACCGGCATCGGGCTGGCGCAGGTGGCGGCGGCGAAGGGCTACAAACTCATCCTGTGCATGCCCGCCCAGATGAGCGAGGAGCGCAAGCGCACGCTGAGGGCCTACGGCGCCGAGCTGATTCTCACCGACCCCGAGCGCCGGATGCTCGCCGCCATCGAGGAAGCCGAGAAGATTGCCGCCGAAACGGGCGCGGTGATGATGAACCAGTTCGCCAACCCCGCCAACCCCGCCACCCACGAGGCGAGCACCGGCCCCGAGCTGTGGGAGCAGATGGAAGGACGCGTGGACGCTTTCGTGTACGGCACCGGCACCGGCGGAACCATCACAGGCACCGGGCGTTACCTCAAGCGGCAGGACCCGAACATTCAGGTCATCGCCTGCGAGCCCGCCCGCTCCAACGTCCTTTCGGGCGGCGAGCGTGGCAACCACGGGTTTCAGGGGATGGGGCCGGGCTTCATTCCCGACAACCTCGACCGCAGCCTGCTCGACGACGTGATTCAGGTCTGGGAGGAAGACGCCTACCCCCTTGCCCGCCGACTGGCGCAGGAAGAAGGCATCTTCATCGGCATGAGCAGCGGCGCGATGGTCTGGACCGCACTCGAAGTCGCCCGGCGCCTCGGCCCCGGCAAGCGCGTGGTCACCATCGCCTGCGACACCGGGGCGCGCTACTTGACCACGGCGCTCTTTTCCGGCGAGGGCGACACCCCGGCGGGTTATCTGCCGTATTCGCGTGAGCGGGTGGAGTGA
- a CDS encoding glycerol-3-phosphate acyltransferase, whose protein sequence is MLFLSVLLLAAAFLVGSLPLGHWLLRRAGVSTRLNSAHNLGVENVLRRVGPRLAFGSAALDFLKGLLAVVMASSLGPGYGGVMVLAGLAAYLGHLNPPRFLYGETPPRGRGNLVLLGVLAGYAVTGALPLWLTLVPLVVYAAVAGYWGFISAATLAALAALAGVGALLPLTTGSKVGLLGLGLAAAWRFKENVGRILDGTEARLGEEVPVAGKRDDVVVAAFMIHPMNLHDFWSAPRFAWLRPLVEKRLVTEKSVRRMADEMRPMKVGELRGIRTAQGKEIRCYLLSAPLLPDRFRDNPELATRRAIEGARLAHELGAEVFGLGAFWSVVGNKGVDVQAAVPEITITNGGAYTSGTIKAAIPGILKHFAETGRDLKQATAGIVGANGVVAFGIARTIAPQVGKIIMIGRDAERLERSANTLRRANPNTDIVTTTSYDSLNEADLIFSATSDPNPVIFPQHVKPGAWIFDEGRPADVDESVRNVPGVRIIPGGLVTPPGSMTTGIDLQFGVGNVPACLAETLIIAATGEHQRKSLGPQTLTENINFFVDEAEKLGFKVVD, encoded by the coding sequence ATGCTGTTTCTGTCCGTCTTGCTGCTGGCCGCCGCGTTTCTGGTCGGCAGTCTGCCCCTGGGTCACTGGCTGCTGCGCCGCGCCGGGGTCAGCACCCGCCTCAACAGTGCCCACAACCTGGGCGTCGAGAACGTCCTGCGCCGCGTCGGTCCCCGCCTCGCGTTCGGGAGCGCGGCGCTCGACTTTCTCAAGGGGCTGCTGGCGGTGGTCATGGCCTCCAGCCTCGGCCCTGGTTACGGCGGCGTGATGGTCCTCGCGGGGCTGGCGGCGTACCTGGGGCACCTCAACCCGCCGCGCTTTCTCTACGGCGAAACGCCCCCACGCGGGCGCGGCAACCTGGTGCTGCTCGGCGTGCTCGCCGGGTACGCGGTCACCGGGGCGCTGCCGCTGTGGCTCACGCTGGTGCCGCTCGTCGTGTACGCGGCGGTGGCGGGCTACTGGGGCTTTATCAGCGCGGCGACGCTGGCGGCGCTGGCAGCCCTTGCCGGGGTGGGGGCGCTGCTGCCGCTCACGACGGGCAGCAAGGTCGGGCTTCTGGGGCTAGGGCTGGCCGCCGCGTGGCGCTTCAAGGAAAACGTGGGCCGTATTCTCGACGGCACCGAGGCGCGGCTGGGCGAGGAAGTTCCGGTGGCGGGCAAGCGCGACGACGTGGTGGTCGCCGCCTTCATGATTCACCCGATGAACCTGCACGACTTCTGGTCGGCGCCGCGCTTCGCCTGGCTGCGGCCATTGGTCGAAAAGCGGCTGGTCACCGAAAAATCGGTGCGCCGCATGGCCGACGAGATGCGCCCGATGAAGGTGGGCGAGCTGCGCGGCATTCGCACGGCTCAGGGCAAGGAAATCCGCTGCTATCTGCTCTCGGCGCCGCTGCTGCCTGACCGCTTCCGCGACAATCCCGAGCTGGCAACCCGCCGCGCCATCGAGGGCGCCCGCCTCGCGCACGAGCTGGGGGCCGAGGTCTTCGGCCTGGGCGCCTTCTGGAGCGTGGTCGGCAACAAGGGTGTGGACGTGCAGGCCGCCGTGCCCGAAATTACCATCACCAACGGGGGCGCTTACACCTCCGGCACCATTAAGGCCGCCATCCCCGGCATCCTCAAGCACTTTGCCGAAACGGGGCGTGACCTGAAGCAGGCCACGGCGGGCATCGTGGGGGCCAACGGGGTGGTCGCCTTCGGCATCGCCCGCACCATCGCCCCGCAGGTCGGCAAAATCATCATGATTGGCCGCGACGCCGAGCGGCTGGAGCGCAGCGCCAACACCCTGCGCCGCGCCAATCCGAACACCGACATCGTGACCACCACCAGCTACGACTCGCTGAACGAGGCCGACCTGATTTTCTCGGCCACCAGCGACCCCAACCCGGTGATTTTCCCACAGCACGTCAAGCCCGGCGCCTGGATTTTCGACGAGGGCCGCCCTGCCGACGTGGACGAGAGTGTCCGCAACGTGCCCGGCGTGCGTATCATCCCTGGCGGGCTGGTGACGCCTCCCGGTTCCATGACCACCGGCATCGACCTGCAATTCGGCGTCGGCAACGTGCCCGCCTGCCTCGCCGAAACGCTGATTATCGCTGCAACGGGCGAACACCAGCGCAAGAGCCTGGGGCCGCAGACGCTGACCGAGAACATCAATTTCTTCGTAGACGAGGCCGAGAAACTGGGATTTAAGGTCGTGGACTGA
- a CDS encoding alpha/beta fold hydrolase yields the protein MKKTLLTLTALLSTTAFAGGAAAPVAAEGTVTVNGAQVYYKATGSGQPLLLIHGYPLNGELFKNNRMMSGYRVITVDLPGFGKSKLAPGQTVSIENYAQTMVGFMDAMKLDKAVVGGMSMGGMTLLQMYKIAPERFKGLILIDTTAEPAGIAEAAMWRGTAQQAQQKGVASLVDLLMPRMLTGESRMKMPNQVAHLGNLIKQASVEGAVGAGNALASRPDANPVLPTIKVPTLIVAGLEDNVTAPELQMKMNKAIRGSKLVLIPGAGHASTFEKAGAMNAAVANWLRTVR from the coding sequence ATGAAAAAAACACTGCTGACCCTGACGGCTCTCCTTTCCACCACCGCTTTCGCTGGGGGCGCCGCCGCGCCTGTCGCCGCTGAAGGCACCGTGACCGTGAACGGCGCCCAGGTGTACTACAAGGCCACCGGCTCCGGTCAACCGCTGCTGCTGATTCACGGCTACCCCCTGAACGGCGAACTGTTCAAGAACAACCGCATGATGTCCGGCTACCGCGTGATTACCGTGGACCTGCCCGGCTTCGGCAAGAGCAAGCTTGCCCCCGGTCAGACCGTGAGCATCGAGAACTACGCGCAGACCATGGTCGGCTTTATGGACGCCATGAAGCTCGACAAGGCCGTGGTCGGCGGCATGAGCATGGGCGGCATGACCCTGCTCCAGATGTACAAAATTGCGCCTGAGCGCTTCAAGGGCCTGATTCTGATTGACACCACCGCCGAGCCCGCCGGGATTGCCGAGGCGGCAATGTGGCGCGGCACCGCCCAGCAGGCGCAGCAAAAAGGCGTCGCCAGCCTGGTGGACCTGCTGATGCCCCGCATGCTGACCGGCGAGAGCCGCATGAAGATGCCCAACCAGGTCGCGCACCTCGGCAACCTCATCAAGCAGGCGAGCGTGGAAGGCGCGGTCGGCGCGGGCAACGCCCTGGCCTCGCGTCCGGACGCCAACCCGGTGCTGCCGACCATCAAGGTGCCCACCCTGATCGTGGCGGGCCTGGAGGACAACGTAACGGCTCCCGAGCTGCAAATGAAGATGAACAAGGCCATCCGGGGCAGCAAGCTGGTGCTGATTCCCGGCGCCGGACACGCCTCCACCTTTGAGAAGGCCGGTGCCATGAACGCCGCTGTGGCGAACTGGCTGCGTACCGTGCGCTGA
- a CDS encoding MATE family efflux transporter has product MSAPAAAPAASFQSPGREIAAIAVPVSLEMVIQLVLTFINQVIVGTLGAVAVAAVGLAGSLSFLFFVTLGALGAGTSILIARRFGAGDRAGVNHTLSATLLLGTLLGAALTVPTTLGAPSLLRLAGGAPDVTGAAAPYLQIVMLSLVPGLIGGVLSGALRSLGRARTPLVATLLSVALEALLAAGLVFGQLGLPRLGLVGAAWAVAAANTFKALYLAFQVYGPRQLAAFTLPGRSSWREIVGPLLALSAPLAFTEFVWGLGGFMYNAVFARVGTVALAAAGIVTTLEGIFIVGSFGLMSATTVLLGRSLGAGDGAGAQRWLALISRTGLVTGLAFGLLFALSGLLVPLVFPKVGAEVQHIALLGILINAAAQVIKVRNMILGGGALPSVGDGKGVITGDVVGAFLVGLPLAIGLGLYTPLGVWGVLLARVADELAKVLIFERRRRRIDWARLAEEQRQVGAVTS; this is encoded by the coding sequence ATGTCTGCGCCTGCTGCCGCTCCTGCTGCATCGTTCCAGTCACCGGGGCGCGAGATTGCCGCCATTGCCGTGCCGGTCAGCCTGGAAATGGTCATTCAACTCGTGCTGACCTTCATCAATCAGGTCATCGTGGGGACCCTCGGCGCCGTGGCGGTGGCAGCGGTCGGGCTGGCGGGGAGCCTCAGCTTTCTGTTTTTCGTCACTCTGGGGGCGCTGGGGGCGGGCACCAGCATCCTGATTGCGCGGCGCTTCGGGGCCGGGGACCGGGCGGGGGTGAACCACACCCTCAGCGCGACCCTGCTGCTCGGGACGCTGCTGGGGGCTGCGCTGACGGTGCCGACCACGTTGGGGGCGCCGTCGCTGCTGCGGCTGGCCGGGGGCGCTCCCGACGTGACCGGGGCCGCCGCGCCGTACCTGCAAATCGTGATGCTGTCGCTGGTGCCGGGGCTGATCGGTGGCGTGCTGAGCGGGGCGCTGAGGTCGCTGGGCCGCGCCCGCACGCCGCTGGTCGCCACCCTGCTCAGCGTGGCGCTCGAAGCGCTGCTCGCCGCCGGGCTGGTGTTCGGTCAGCTGGGGCTGCCGCGCCTGGGGCTGGTCGGCGCGGCGTGGGCGGTGGCAGCGGCGAACACCTTCAAGGCGCTCTACCTCGCCTTTCAGGTGTACGGGCCGCGCCAGTTGGCGGCCTTCACGCTGCCGGGACGCAGCAGCTGGCGCGAGATTGTCGGGCCGCTGCTGGCCCTCAGTGCGCCGCTCGCCTTCACCGAATTTGTCTGGGGCCTGGGCGGGTTCATGTACAACGCCGTGTTTGCGCGGGTGGGCACGGTGGCCCTGGCGGCGGCGGGCATCGTGACCACACTGGAGGGCATCTTCATCGTGGGCAGCTTCGGGCTGATGAGCGCCACGACCGTGCTGCTGGGCCGCAGCCTGGGCGCGGGGGACGGCGCGGGGGCGCAGCGCTGGCTGGCCCTCATCAGCCGCACCGGGCTGGTGACCGGCCTCGCGTTTGGGCTGCTGTTCGCGCTCAGCGGCCTGCTGGTCCCACTGGTCTTTCCGAAGGTGGGCGCCGAAGTGCAGCACATCGCGCTGCTCGGCATCCTCATCAACGCTGCGGCGCAGGTCATCAAGGTCCGCAACATGATTCTGGGCGGCGGCGCCCTGCCGAGCGTGGGCGACGGCAAAGGCGTGATTACCGGCGACGTGGTGGGCGCCTTCTTGGTCGGGCTGCCGCTCGCTATTGGGCTGGGGTTGTACACGCCGCTGGGCGTCTGGGGCGTCTTGCTCGCCCGCGTGGCCGACGAACTCGCCAAAGTGCTGATTTTCGAGCGGCGCCGTCGCCGGATTGACTGGGCGCGGCTGGCCGAGGAGCAGCGGCAGGTGGGGGCCGTGACCTCTTAA
- a CDS encoding dihydrofolate reductase family protein, which yields MPRPPLLAFIACSLDGLIARPGGELDWLALAEEPGEDHGYAAFVSRVDTLVMGRGTFETVRDFPEWPYAGLRVIVLSRTLGEADLPARLHGLLELHSGELPNLLPLLDGAKGVYVDGGQVLQSFIRAELLDELTVTRLPILLGQGRPLFGPLEADVRWEHVQTRVFDRTGTVQSTYRRLTTP from the coding sequence ATGCCGCGCCCTCCCCTGCTCGCCTTCATCGCCTGCTCGCTGGACGGCTTGATTGCTCGGCCCGGCGGCGAACTCGACTGGCTCGCGCTGGCGGAAGAACCCGGCGAGGACCACGGCTACGCAGCCTTCGTGTCGCGGGTGGACACGCTGGTGATGGGTCGGGGCACCTTTGAAACCGTGCGCGACTTTCCCGAGTGGCCGTATGCCGGCCTGCGCGTCATCGTGCTGAGCCGGACGCTGGGAGAAGCTGACCTCCCGGCGCGGCTGCACGGATTGCTGGAGCTCCACAGCGGCGAACTGCCTAACCTCTTGCCTCTGCTGGACGGCGCGAAAGGCGTCTACGTGGACGGCGGGCAGGTCTTGCAGTCCTTCATCCGGGCCGAATTACTCGACGAACTGACGGTCACGCGGCTGCCAATTCTGCTCGGGCAGGGGCGCCCGCTGTTCGGGCCGCTGGAGGCCGATGTGCGCTGGGAGCATGTTCAGACCCGCGTGTTCGACCGCACCGGCACCGTGCAGAGCACTTACCGCCGCCTGACCACCCCTTAA